In the genome of Plasmodium yoelii strain 17X genome assembly, chromosome: 14, one region contains:
- a CDS encoding fam-a protein — protein sequence MNKFCIQIVFFLLIIPLYVNNKTLATELSPKKDTKHKSKKNKKRYTYDNTQEIYEKNKHLLYTDIKETKNACKVMKEALRQLEYHVTNTVDYGLYNIYYTDYMLFDDIKYQYNTNVEKKQYIVDNPNKYNKIINKYWNPDHANLFNDDNVKKKIVRVYNPNLVIIQQRSKTWPWSRQKYFYAIAAKFKISENKIIIVMSSANINDNNCKNKRNFENIIVKNANLFEANIDSEDDIRNGKLKKNFVNLSGHIIEKKTDRIYVTYFESISGW from the exons ATGAATAAGTTTTGTATTCAAATTGTTTTCTTTCTTTTAATCATCCCCCTAtatgtgaataataaaaccCTTGCAACCGAGCTTTCTCCAAAAAAAGATACAAAAcacaaatcaaaaaaaaataaaaaacgtTATAC CTATGATAATACAcaagaaatatatgaaaaaaacaagcACCTATTATATACCGATATCAAAGAAACTAAAAATGCATGCAAAGTTATGAAAGAAGCTTTAAGACAATTAGAATATCATGTTACAAATACAGTTGATTATggattatataatatatattatactgaCTATATGCTTTTtgatgatataaaatatcaatataatacaaatgttgaaaaaaaacaatatatagtTGATAATCCGAATAAG tataataaaataataaacaagtaTTGGAATCCCGATCATGCCAATTTGTTCAATGATGATAATGTTAAAA aaaaaattgtCCGTGTATACAATCCaaatttagtaataatacaaCAACGTTCCAAAACATGGCCATGGTCTCGtcagaaatatttttatgctatAGCTGCAAAATTTAAA atatcagaaaacaaaattataattgtCATGAGCTcagcaaatataaatgataacaactgtaaaaataaaagaaattttgaaaacataatagtaaaaaatgcaaatttATTCGAAGCTAACATTGATTCTGAAGATGATATTAGaaatggaaaattaaaaaaaaattttgttaACTTAAGTGGACacattattgaaaaaaaaacggaCCGTATTTATGTCACCTATTTCGAATCTATAAGCG gTTGGTGA
- a CDS encoding PIR protein yields the protein MDRYMCQLLYTVRTSISDYLDTGGNHYFNSGKNFDKYCTNGSCDSNLGKINAGCLFLFDELIGNSAAKSNINIVEYIMIWLSYTLSQIKSGEKDNINEFYNKYINSVESYKKGIEGVTAYKNYKDLIDRNNYFLSMDKSIISKLYDALTSLCNMHVTNAGHVPNCDQCEKAANGFVKNYEGVISDSNITKNGLYRKILYVLYTLSNDYDNLKKKNNNSSSLPSIKTKIYMPIYGFSSLIFLIENNFYILLLIFGIIIVFIGIYYKYSLSGFRNRFKKLYLRKKLKKMKKEWTINI from the exons ATGGATAGGTATATG TGTCAATTGCTCTATACTGTAAGGACCTCAATTTCCGATTATTTGGACACAGGAGGAAACCATTATTTTAATAGTGGAAAAAATTTCGATAAGTATTGTACTAATGGTAGTTGTGATAGTAATCTCGGaaaaattaatgctggatgtttatttttgtttgatGAACTCATTGGGAATTCTGCTGCAAAAAGTAacatcaatattgttgaatacattatgatatggttaagttatacgTTAAGCCAAATCAAAAGTGGAGAAAAAGacaatataaatgaattttataataaatatataaacagtGTCGAGAGCTATAAAAAGGGTATAGAAGGTGTTACtgcttataaaaattataaggatcttatagatagaaataattattttttaagtatggATAAGAgcattatatctaaattatatgatgcattaaCATCATTATGTAATATGCATGTTACCAATGCTGGACATGTCCCAAATTGCGATCAATGTGAGAAAGCTGCAAATGGGTTTGTTAAAAACTATGAAGGAGTTATCAGTGATTctaatattactaaaaatggtTTATAtcgtaaaatattatatgttttatatactttatcaaatgattatgataatttaaaaaagaaaaataacaatagtTCATCCTTGCCATCGATAAAAACAAAGATTTATATGCCAATATATGGATTTTCATCATTAATTTTCTTGATagaaaacaatttttatatacttttattgatttttggtataataatagtttttataggaatttattataag tattcgttatctGGATTTCGGAATCGAtttaaaaaactatatttaaggaaaaaactaaaaaaaatgaagaaggaATGGaccattaatatatga
- a CDS encoding fam-b protein: MRVSILKFVFFSIIICFFEYVKNELYYINERNIYHERNITNFRNNRILGDTDNRFDLNYYYESTLSLANQLNEYNDDDEEIKYLRNIIDSHVKKHKENNTLPDLNSLDKRTKKLIDELHKEIEETKKELDNIKNNKLAIELIQNNPVSEEDFKQLKNERNIVGTEHYGVDSNIENESKTKRKLTKLTKKLMVRGVLLTLLVLSLLVPGLIYFVFVIMNVVLSIEIIIECCKYVKFFFKEYKSYKKKKKSR; the protein is encoded by the exons ATGAGAGTcagtattttaaaatttgtttttttttcaattattatttgtttttttgaatatgttAAAAAT gaattatattatataaatgagaGAAACATATATCATGAAAGgaatataacaaattttagAAATAATAGGATATTAGGGGATACAGATAACCGATtcgatttaaattattattatgaatCAACTTTGAGTCTTGCAAATCAACTTAATGAGTacaatgatgatgatgaagaaataaaatatcttcGAAATATTATAGATTCACATGTAAAGAAgcataaagaaaataatacattaccCGATTTAAATAGTTTAGATAAAAGAACTAAAAAGTTAATTGATGAACTTCACAAAGAAATAgaagaaacaaaaaaagagcttgataatataaagaataataaattagCAATAGAACTGATACAAAATAATCCTGTATCAGAAGAAGACTTTAAACAAttgaaaaatgaaagaaataTCGTGGGGACTGAGCATTATGGGGTCGATTCAAATATCGAAAATGAATCAAAAACTAAGCGAAAGTTAACAAAATTGACCAAAAAATTAATGGTGAGGGGGGTGTTGTTGACGCTGCTTGTTTTGTCGTTATTGGTACCCGGattgatttattttgtatttgtTATTATGAATGTAGTTCTTTCAATTGAAATAATTATTGAATGTtgtaaatatgttaaattcttttttaaagaatataaatcatacaaaaaaaaaaaaaaatcaagatAG
- a CDS encoding fam-a protein — MNKFYIQIVFFLLIIPLYVNNKTLATELVPKKNTKQKSTKRYPTYDNTKEIYQKNKHLLYTDPKETINAYKFMNDALKQLEHHATSKGYTRCGGIPSKNIVFYKKKHKKHTKIKKIEYIVDDPNKYNELINKFWDPDHSKFVYGSSAKRKIARVYTPNLLMIQQRWKKLPWTREKYFYAIAAKYKISKNKTIIVMSSANIIDNNRKNKKYFENTIVKSANLFQAEVDSEDEIRNGKIKKSYVNLSGYINDEHGSI; from the exons atgaataaattttatattcaaattgttttttttcttttaatcaTCCCCCTAtatgtgaataataaaaccCTTGCAACTGAGCTtgttccaaaaaaaaatacaaaacaGAAATCAACAAAACGTTATCCTAC ctatgataatacaaaagaaatatatcaaaaaaacaaacaccTATTATATACCGATCCCAAAGAAACTATAAATGCGTACAAATTTATGAATGACGCTTTAAAACAGTTAGAACATCATGCTACAAGTAAAGGTTATACACGTTGTGGTGGAATTCCTTCTAAgaatatagttttttataaaaaaaaacataaaaagcatacaaaaattaaaaaaattgaatataTAGTTGATGATCCGAATAAG TATAATGAATTAATAAACAAGTTTTGGGATCCCGATCATAGCAAATTTGTGTATGGAAGCTCGGCTAAAA GAAAAATTGCCCGTGTGTATACTccaaatttattaatgataCAACAACGTTGGAAAAAACTTCCGTGGACTCGtgagaaatatttttatgctatAGCTGCAAAATATAAA ataTCAAAAAACAAAACTATAATTGTCATGTCTTCAGcaaatataattgataacaaccgtaaaaataaaaaatattttgaaaacaCAATAGTAAAAAGTGCAAATTTATTCCAAGCTGAAGTTGATTCTGAAGATGAGATtagaaatggaaaaataaaaaaaagctaTGTTAACTTAAGTGGATACATT AATGATGAACATGGTTCCATTTaa
- a CDS encoding PIR protein, protein MTLNVCKAFILFEDFLPDNFSFENNNVKYKLYEAYCPIDKETQSRKCRTGNQAVSGATVFLFNYLFADDQYIETDDKNNEYIMYIMLWLSNKMKLLTHGTYGAVSEFYVTFMRDNEHYKKYLSRINKSQKIMNIKIGEMRILYGLLNELCNAIINYSNDSSNCPDFLKFVNNWENQYNQLINRKKKFFEDEYYCEVLLTLKSAYQKFKQDNNIPKNFPEIKEGDIAYCKKIRSETNTSWKVIAVESREVKKEKGLEKGKDSFGYIDVFKKTFETYSSNFIITFSSIRNSLYKKAVPPLTNFYGKIMNYVSEYFNNIVETYTSYNGMPESQPVRYEPSSSNDSSSPQDYGIKVSENGTTEIGDNPLIVYKKMGFSILIILIPIALAIMYKYLPFGWRKKSKKKKKMKKAINMFDTNETTEEVINPTDRKKQMQIIINLSSQNKQGKKLTNSSIQKKQDKKLTNSSTQKKQDNKFINSNNRKKKVKIIINSYTQKKQTKDFINSIYWEKYPLLNIYKLMKADPVPFIILFLLFIFYVYKRKDDSLE, encoded by the exons ATGACCCTCAATGTG tgtaaagcatttatattatttgagGATTTTTTACCTGATAATTTTTCTTTCGAGAACAATAATgtcaaatataaattatacgAGGCTTATTGCCCTATTGACAAGGAAACACAAAGTAGAAAATGTAGAACTGGCAATCAAGCAGTTAGCGGTGCTactgtatttttatttaattatttgttCGCCGACGATCAATATATAGAAactgatgataaaaataacgaATATATCATGTATATTATGCTATGGCTaagtaataaaatgaaactaCTTACACACGGGACCTACGGAGCTGTGTCAGAATTTTATGTCACGTTTATGAGAGATAATgaacattataaaaaatatcttaGTAGAATCAATAAAAgccaaaaaataatgaatataaaaattggtGAAATGCGTATACTTTATGGGTTACTTAATGAGCTGTGTAATgcaattattaattattccAATGATTCTTCAAATTGTCccgattttttaaaatttgttaataattGGGAAAACCAATACAATCAACttattaatagaaaaaaaaagttttttGAAGATGAGTATTATTGTGAAGTGTTGTTGACTTTAAAAAGTGCTTATCAGAAATTTAAACAAGATAATAACATCCCAAAAAATTTTCCAGAAATTAAAGAGGGAGATATAGCTTATTGTAAGAAAATACGTAGTGAAACTAACACCTCATGGAAAGTTATAGCTGTGGAATCCCGTGAAGTGAAGAAAGAAAAGGGTTTAGAGAAAGGGAAAGATAGTTTTGGATATATAGATGTTTTTAAAAAGACATTTGAAACGTATAgttcaaattttattattacgtTTAGTAGTATTAGAAATAGCTTATATAAAAAGGCGGTGCCACCGCTAACAAATTTTTACGGTAAAATTATGAATTATGTGAGTGagtattttaataatatagtagAAACTTATACATCATATAATGGTATGCCTGAATCACAACCTGTAAGATATGAACCATCATCATCTAATGACTCATCATCACCTCAAGATTATGGAATCAAAGTATCAGAAAATGGAACAACAGAAATAGGTGATAATCCCCTCATCGTATACAAGAAAATGGGATTTTCAATtctaattattttaataccCATTGCTTTAGCTATTATGTACAag TATTTGCCATTTGGATGGAGAAAGAAAtcgaagaaaaaaaaaaagatgaaaaaggctataaatatgtttgatACAAATGAAACAACAGAAGAAGTTATAAACCCGACTGAtcgaaaaaaacaaatgcaaataattataaatttatctaGTCAAAACAAACAGGGTAAAAAGCTTACCAATTCGTctattcaaaaaaaacagGATAAAAAGCTTACAAATTCATCTACTCAAAAAAAACAGGATAACAAGTTTATAAACTCAAATAATAGAaagaaaaaagtgaaaataattataaattcatatactcaaaaaaaacagactaaggattttataaattccaTTTATTGGGAAAAATAtccattattaaatatatataaacttatGAAGGCCGATCCTGTaccatttataattttatttttgttgtttattttttatgtttataaaagaaaagacGATTCTttagaataa